AGGTGATGGCCTCGAAGAAGGCGAAGGGAATGAGTTTCTGGTAGGCGACGGCCAGGGGGTAGAAGAAGGCGGTTTCGATGTCGAAGATGATGAACAGCATGGCCACGAGGTAGAAGTGCACCGGGAAGCGCTGTCCGGTGCCGACGCCGCCGCCTTCGGGGTCGTTGCCGCTTTCGTAGG
The DNA window shown above is from Deinococcus sp. LM3 and carries:
- a CDS encoding NADH-quinone oxidoreductase subunit A, with translation MLLVALGIGIVAVLASALLGPKKASRAKLMAYESGNDPEGGGVGTGQRFPVHFYLVAMLFIIFDIETAFFYPLAVAYQKLIPFAFFEAITFVLLLLVGYVYILKKKVLEWA